The Mangrovibacterium diazotrophicum DNA window TTAGTCCTTTTTACAGGAACCATTGGTCTAAAATATAAAGTTGACCCGCAATCATTCTGATTTGGGTCAACTTTTTTATATTTTCGCCTACGCAATCATTCGATCAACCAGATGAGCTCCAGAGTGAACAGGACACCTTTCAGAATTTTTCTGCCGGCACTTTACGCGCTTCTATTCCTCATTTTCCTGCTAACGGTATCGTACTATTATGCCTCGTACCGTCGCGGACTTTGGGAGAAAGATATTCGTAACAGCCTGTTGGAAACGCTGGTGATGAAAAAGTCGAGGATCGAAAAAGCCCTTTCTTCACGCGTTTACTATACCAAAGGAATCGCTGCCTTTGTTTCCATCCAGCCCGACATTACCGACAGGGAGTTTTACAACCTGGCCCAGCAACTCGTTCAAAACGACCCGGTTATTTCAACCATGTCGCTCTCGCGCGATGGAATTATTAATGCTATTTACCCACTCGCAGGGCACGAAGCTGCCATTGGATTAAACCTGATGGCTCACCCCAAGCGAAAAGAGGTTGTGGAGAAAACGATCCGAACCCGTAAGACCTTTATTGCCGGCCCGGTTGAATTGATTGAAGGCGGAGTCGCATTCATCAGCTATACGCCCATCTTTACCAAAAATACTGACAGCTCGGAACGTTTTTGGGGAATGACCGATATTGTCATCAAAAAAGACGAGCTTTTCGAAGATGCCGGATTGGTTGATACCGAGAATAATTTCGAGTTTGCAATGCGGGGTATGGACGGAACGGGCGAAAACGGAGCTGTCTTTTTCGGCGACTCAGCCGTTTTTGATCAAACACCTGTAGAGATCAAAATTAATCTTCCCGACGGCAACTGGATCCTGGCAGCAACACCGTTAAAAGGTTGGACACACTTCTTCGATCAGGACAAAACGCTGGATTACATCATGATCATCAGCGCCTTTATCATCAGCATTTTATTCTGGTTGCTGTTGCGTACTCAGTTTAAAGTCAATGCGAACGAGAAAGAACTGAAAGCAGTGTTCCGGTCGATGCAGAACCTGATTATCGAATTTTCCGATGAAGGCGAATACATTCGCATCCCCGAAACCAACAAGGAATTGCTGTACAAAGAAGAGAAGCAATTGCTGGGCAAGCGAGTAACCGAGATATTCGACTCGGAAATGGCCGATCTGTTCATGTCTGCCATCAAAAGATGTCTCGCCTTAAAGGATTTGGTGGAGATTGAATACCCACTCGACATCAGCGGGAAAAAACACTGGTTTTCCGCACGGATATCCTACAAATCGCCTCACCGGGTGATTATGAATGCCTACGACATTACCGACCGCAAGGAGAACGAACAAAACCTGCGTAAATCGGAGCAACGCATGAAAGAGTTGAACGATGTGAAAGACAAGTTCTTTTCAATTATCGCTCACGATTTGCGAAGCCCTGTCGGTAGCTTCAAAATGCTGACCGAAATCATGCTGAACGAAGTAGAATGTGCGGATCAAAAAAAGAACAAACGGATGCTCACTTCGATCCACTCGGCCAGCTCAAACCTTTACGACCTGCTTGAAAACTTGCTAAGCTGGTCGCACACCCAACGAAATTCCCTGATTATAAACAAGGAAGAACACAACCTCTTCCACTTGGCCGACGATGCTATTGACTCACACATCGTCAACGCTGAGATCAAGAATGTCGCGCTCATCAACGAGGTGAAAGAGGATGCCAGGATTGTTTGCGACCAGTATGTGACGCTGACGATTATCCGGAACCTGGTTTCGAATGCGCTGAAATTTACCCCGACAAAAGGTAAAATTGTTGTTTCGAACCAAACGATTGAGAAAGATGGAATTCGCTACCAGGGAGTGACTGTGACTGACACAGGAGTTGGAATTGCTGCAGATCGCCTGGGCACTATTTTCAACTTCAAGCTGGCTGACACTACGATTGGAACTGCCAACGAACAGGGCAGCGGCCTGGGTCTGATGCTCTGCCGCGAATTCAGTGAAAAACAAGGCGGTTTCATCACCATCCAAAGCGAAATTAAGAAAGGCACTACTGTCACTTTTGCCCTTCCGCTCAGCTAGAGAAATAATCGACTACTTGACAAGGATCAATTTCTTCGACATCATCTCGCCATTGATCGACGCCCGGAAATAGTAGATTCCTGCCGGATT harbors:
- a CDS encoding sensor histidine kinase, with amino-acid sequence MNRTPFRIFLPALYALLFLIFLLTVSYYYASYRRGLWEKDIRNSLLETLVMKKSRIEKALSSRVYYTKGIAAFVSIQPDITDREFYNLAQQLVQNDPVISTMSLSRDGIINAIYPLAGHEAAIGLNLMAHPKRKEVVEKTIRTRKTFIAGPVELIEGGVAFISYTPIFTKNTDSSERFWGMTDIVIKKDELFEDAGLVDTENNFEFAMRGMDGTGENGAVFFGDSAVFDQTPVEIKINLPDGNWILAATPLKGWTHFFDQDKTLDYIMIISAFIISILFWLLLRTQFKVNANEKELKAVFRSMQNLIIEFSDEGEYIRIPETNKELLYKEEKQLLGKRVTEIFDSEMADLFMSAIKRCLALKDLVEIEYPLDISGKKHWFSARISYKSPHRVIMNAYDITDRKENEQNLRKSEQRMKELNDVKDKFFSIIAHDLRSPVGSFKMLTEIMLNEVECADQKKNKRMLTSIHSASSNLYDLLENLLSWSHTQRNSLIINKEEHNLFHLADDAIDSHIVNAEIKNVALINEVKEDARIVCDQYVTLTIIRNLVSNALKFTPTKGKIVVSNQTIEKDGIRYQGVTVTDTGVGIAADRLGTIFNFKLADTTIGTANEQGSGLGLMLCREFSEKQGGFITIQSEIKKGTTVTFALPLS